CCCTGCACCGCTAAACCAAGCGCGTCCCGGTTCCACCCAAAGGGTATCGGGGGGGACAAGGCCGATTAATTGGGTTTGCGGGTATTTTTGTCCCATTGACTGCAGCCAAGGCTGTAACCAGTCCTTTTCTTCCCTTCCCAGTTTTCCCGCTTCGCCACTGTGGGGATTAAGGCCAGATATGGCGATTTTTGGGCGATCGATGCCAAAATCTAGCTTTAAAGACTCGATCAATAGGTCTAGTTTTCGGGTCATCAGATCGGGGTTAAGAGTATCGGGAACTTCTCGCAGGGGGATATGGGTAGTGGCGAGGAGAGTGCGTAAGTTATAGCCGGTGTGAGGGGATTTAGCGACGAATAGCATCCCATAACGGTTAATTCCTGCCATGGTAGCTAAAACCTCGGTTTGACCGGGGAAATCATAACCGGCCAACTGCCAACAGGATTTAGCGATCGGACCGGTGACAATACCGTCAAATTCGCCCTTGAGGGTGCGTTTTATGGCTTCTTGCAGGTAAAGAAAGCTAATTTCACCACTATGGGCATCCCCACGCCCGCAAACGATTTTTTCTTGATTGTAGGGCAAATCGATCAGAGAAAAGCGCTCGAGAGGATGGGGATCGTGATAGGCTTTTTCGAGAAGCGTTCTGGTGCCGATTAGAGTAATCTGACAACCGGACGAGATTGGGTAATCGGCGATCGCTTTTAACACCACTTCAGGGCCGATTCCGGCGGGATCACCGACGGGGATAACTAGACGGGGAATAAAAGAGGCGGATTCCATAAATTTTGGCCGTCAATATTGCTAATTCTCCCGATTAATCTCATCGTTGACAATTATCAGGAGGGAATAAATCAGTAAACAATCTTCAGTTTACCTAAAATGTCGGATGAATGCCCCCGCTAAATTTTTCGACAAGACATCAACCTTTGCGGGGGATGAAATCCGACCAGGATATTGACTGCGAAGCACGATTTTAATTCTACCATTTGTAGGTAAACTGTGTTATACTTAATTGATCCAGGGTCGAGGATTAATCAATGCTAGTCGTAGAAGCCAAGCTAAAAAACGGGACACCAGAACAATATCACCGGCTTGATGAAGCAATTAGAACATCTCAGTTTGTGCGTAACTCTTGTGTTCGTTATTGGATGGACAATAAGGGGACAACCCGGAATGATCTTCAAAAGCTTTGTGCGGTACTAGCTAACAATAAAGAGACACCATGGGTTAATAAATTAAACTCTCAAGCTCGTCAATCGGCTGCTGATAGAGCCTGGCAATCAATTAATAGGTTTTACCAGAATTGTCATGCTAAGATACCGGGGAAAAAGGGTTTTCCTCGGTTTAAAAAGCATAGCCGTTCGGTTGAGTATAAACTAACAGGCTACAAACTATCTGATGATCGACGTAAAATTAAATTTACCGATGGTTTTAAAGCAGGAGAATTTGATTTATGGTGTAATCAAAAAACCTTAGTTTATTATTCAGAGCAACAGATTAAACGGGTAAGAGTTGTTAGACGTGCCGATGGTTATTATTGCCAGTTTTTGATTGACGTAGAACGGCAAGAATACCATAAACCAACGGGACAAATAACAGGAATTGACTTAGGGTTAAAGGAATTTTATACCGATGCTCAAGGGAATACTGTAGAGAATCCACGTTATTTAAGCAAGTCAGAAAAAAGACTTAAAAAAGCACAAAGACGGTTATCCAAAAAGTTTCGTCAAGGAAAAAAACAGTCTAAAAACTATCACAAGCAACGGGTAAAGGTTACCAAGCTTCACCTTAAAGTGTCAAGACAACGTAAAGACAAAGCAATTAAAGATGCTTTGGCGTTGGTCCAGTCTAATGATCTGGTAGTCTATGAGGCTTTAAAGGTAAGAAACTTAGTCAAAAACCGTAAACTTGCCAAGTCGATTAGTGATGCTTCTTGGTATCAATTCACTGAATGGTTGAATTATTTTGCCAAGATTTATCGGATTGTTTGTGTTGCTGTTCCTCCTCATTTCACTAGCCAAGATTGTTCAGTTTGTGGGACGAGAGTTCAAAAAACCTTAAGCACTAGAACTCATCAATGTCCCAATTGTAAAACAGTCTTAGATAGGGATCATAATGCAGCAATAAATATTCTTAAAAAAGGGTTGCAATATTTGGGAAATCATCTCAATGCCTCGACTTCGCTCGGCATTGACACTGAGCGAAGTCGAAGTGTCAACGGTACTGTTGGGCAAACAGAAACCGACCCAAACGCCTTGGGAGAGTCCGACCTCTGGGTTTTCAGTGGAGACATTGAGAATCTAAGTTGTCTCGTTGAACAAGGAATTTCTAACAGCGATGTGGAAAGAATCCCCCGTCACAGCGTAGCTTGACGGTGGGAGTATGTCAATGTAATCTCATGGCGATAGATAGTAACTTTAGGCAAATTAAATTTTTTAACTTTTCTGTTTTCTTATTGCCCAAACTAGCCAGATTGTTGTAAGCTTATGACCCAACTACAACCCGATATATTCGTCAACAATCGTCCCGATACCGATGGAGACGAGGAAGAAGACTACTTCGATTATTTTTATGATGAACCGGGTAGTGAACCGGGGACATTAATTATCGAACCGGATGCCAAACCCTCGCGGATTATTTTAATCGACTACGATGAAGATAACGCCATTCGCAAGGTGGATATTACCCCCAATGCTTGCGCCCCCTATATTGGCACAAATACCGTGTCTTGGATGGATATTCAAGGGTTAGGTAGTGAGACGGTTTTAAAACAAGTAGGGGAAATTTTTAATCTGCATCCTTTATTATTAGAAGATGTGGTTAATGTGCCGCAGCGACCCAAGTTAGAAGATTATAACAATCAATTGTTAGTGATTTCTCAGATGGTGCGACTGAAAGAAGATGAAAGCGGTTTTGATACGGAACAGGTGAGTTTTGTCTTGGGAAAACGCTATCTTTTAAGTTTTCAAGAGGAGGAATTACAGGACTGTTTTGAGATAGTCAGAGATCGAATTCGCGCTTCCCAGGGACGAGTACGGAAATCGGGGGCGGATTATTTAACCTATTTATTATTAGATACGATTATCGATGGTTATTTTCCCGTGGTAGAACACTACGAAGATCGGATTGAAGCGTTGGAAGATGCGATTATTAGTAATCCCGATCGAGATACAATGCAGGAAATCTATGATGTCCGTCGGGAATTATTGGCACTGCGTCGCTTAATTTGGCCGATGCGAAATGTCCTACATTTACTGATGCGTGACCATCATGGTATAGTCAGCGATGAGGTACAAATTTATTTTCGGGATTCCTACGACCACGTCATTCAAATTCTGGAAATTATCGAAGCTTATCGAGAATTAGCGGCGAGTTTGATGGATGTTTATATGTCCACTATGGGCAATAAATTAAACGAAATTATGAAGTTTTTAACCGTAATTTCGACGATTTTTATTCCCTTAACTTTTATCGTTGGTGTCTATGGCATGAACTTCGAGAATATGCCAGAATTAAAAGGAGAATGGAGTTATTTCCTGGTCTGGTTAGTTATGTTAGCCGTAGCGGGAGGCTTGATTTTCTACTTCTGGCGCAAAGGTTGGTTTAAACCAATTTATTCCCTGAAAGAGGAAGCAAAAACTTAGTTAACGAAGGCGGTCGACAGGAGACAGGAGACAGGAGACAGGAGACAGGAGACAGGAGATTATTTTATTTGTTCTCCCCACACCCCACACCCCACTTCCCCACACCCCACACCCCACACCCCACACCCCACACCCCACACCCCACTTCCCATCACCCCACACCCCACACCCCACACCCCACACCCCACACCCCACACCCCACACCCCACACCCCACACCCCACCCCGACGACAAACTTTTTCAGCAAACCCTAATTATTCCACCACAAATGCGAGGATTTGGCCTTGGTAACTGCCGAAGCGAATCTGTAAACCGGACTCTAGGGGAACTTCTTGGTTATGTACCTGCTTCCAGTGGCCATCTTGGTAGATAAAAGTACCAAAACGGGAGAAATCTTCGAGAAAGTATTGATAGTCTGGATGATCGGCATTTTTACGGCAAATTATCCGACAATGGTTTTTACTAACCCATTTTTCAGTAATCTGTAGATCATTTTCCATGTCCCGTCCTATATTCATGCCACCACCACGGATTGACCATTTTCTTTCGGGACGATCGAGATAGTATAAGAAAGCGGCGGGCATGGTTCTGGAGATATTGGGCATAACCGTCGGTGATTGAGTCTCATCAAGGGTTTGCAGCAATTGCCCGTCGAATTCCGGGTGCATATAGAGAATCGGCAAAGTCCAAGCGGGCTGATTGTACTTGTAGAGGGTTAATAACTGCTGCCTGGCGATGCGAACGGCCTGATCGATAGGGACTCTCGGACCGGGAAACAAGTTGGACATCTGCGCTTCTTTGTCTTTGAACCCGAAGAGGGTGCGGGTAAAAACTTCGATAAAACTCAAGGCCTCTCGATCGGCGATCGCATCTCGCATGGCCAAAACTGCGGGAACGCCGTGGTGAATCAAGACTTCCGCCAGACTGCTGCGGGGAATCATCTCCTGACCCGATTTAGCGGGATAAGCACCCCAACAGGCATTAAAAACCGTTAAAATGACCTGATTTCTGACCAAAGCTTGGGCTAACTCCGTCCCGTTTACCTGTTCCCCTGTCCGCAGAAATAGGGAACCGCCATTGGGGGCGGCCATTCCGTGACCAGCGTAGAAAAAAGCTTGATATTTACCCGTATCCAAGGACCTGGTCAGTTCTTCGGACCCCGGTCGAATTAGGGTATTGACTTTGACTTTCACTCCCCAATTCTGAGGGAGGGAACCACTGCCCCCAGGGGAGATGGCCCGGATAAGATTGGCGGCCTCGGATTCCAGTGCCTGGTCGGAATTAGTTTCTCCACCCGTATTAATGGCGGTGAGGTTGAGGGAACTAGCGGCGGTTTTAATCTGTTTTTCGCCGATAACTAAGAGAATATTGAGACTATTACTCGTTTTTATCGGTGGCAGTGGGTCCACATCGCTGGTGGTCCGGCTAAAGAGTATATTCGGATGTAGAGATATGGCCTGTTTACCCGCTTGCTGCATAATTTCCCAGGGCAGCAGAATTAAATAGGGATTGCGACATTCCAAGCGAATTCGCAGGGGCTGATTTTTGCCGAGGGCGATTCCCTGACTTTGGGCGAAACTTTGACTGATTGATGCTTGAAATAACCATTCCCAGAGACTAATACCTAGTTTCTGCATTAATTGACCGCTATAACTGCCGCCTTCTCCCGAAAGAGTCAGTTTAGGTCGATAATTTCCTTCTAATTGCTCTAACATCGGCAAGGTCGGCATTTTTTCCAGACAGAACATTTCCTGCCATGCCATCCATTCCGTGGTTAGACTCTCGGTCCATTCACAGTCATGATGCACATATCCCCCCGGTAGGGGTGCTTTCGTCACCCAACGGGCGAAATGATTACTCGTGGCTAAACTAGAGATCGCTAAGTTTAGACTAGGGATGGCATCATCGGTCATTGTGGTTATTTAGAAGTCTATATAATCCTATTCTAGAGGATTTCTGAAAAGCAAGGAAGAGTATTAAGTCACCAATAAACAACAAAGTTCGATAATTTTGGTTTGCAAAGTCGCCAAAGGTTCTGCACCCCGCTTGAGACGATATTCTAATTCGAGAAGTATGGGCAAGGTGGCGAGAAGTTGTTTAGAAGAAAAGGATTGTATCTCTTTGCGAATGAAATATAGTCGCTTGGGGTTGGCAATTTCGGCGGCGGCGGCGATATTTTTCTCGTCTTTTTCTCCTTCTTCAATTTTTAATTTCACTATTGCCCAAGTGCGAAATTGACCCCCTAGGGTGGCGGTGATAGCCAAGGGGTTCTCGTTACGATTTAATAATTCATTGACTAATTCTAGGGACTTGCCTGTCTCCCGTTTTAAAATCGCACTGGCTAACTGTAGGCTGCTTTGATTGCTGGCATTGACTAAGCTTAAAATGTCCTTTTTGTCAATAGTTCCCGCCGAATTATTTTTAAATAAACGCAGTTTTTCTAACTCCATCCACAGCAAGCGGCTGTTATTTCCCACCGCTTCTGCTAAGAGTTCGATCGCATCGGGAGTTAATTTTACTCCCACTTCTTTGGCAATTTCCCTAACTCTTTGGGCAATTTCCTCGACTTTCCAAGGTGGAATTAGTTCAAATTCTTTAACCTCTGCCTGATTTTGGATAAACTTGCTCGATTTTAAGCGGGAGTCGGGTTTTTTGGTACTGGTTAATAACAGATAGGAATTTTCGGGTAAATTGGGCAAAGTGCGCTGTAATTCCTTGAGAATATCCTCGGAACATTGTTGACAAATAACCGTATCCGCTAACCAAACTAAACGATTTCCCATGCCGAAAACTGGAGTCATCGCTTGATTGAAGGCCTCGATAATTGCTTCATGGCGATCGCCGTTGATTTTATCATAATTAAACTGTATCCAATTGGGATCGAGAAGTTTTACTTGCAGATTTTTCACTGCTTGGTTAATAGCAAATTCATCTTCTCCCCAATAAAATATTGTCGGCATAAGTTTCGATTTTGATAATTTAAGACAACGTTGCTCATCAAGAGGAAGTGTGACGGGATTTGGCCTCATCTCTAGACCCCCAGCTACTGTTCTGCTATCAACTAGCTGTCGGGGTTAAGTCAATCATAGCAAAAGTTAAATTCTTAACTTTAAAAACCCTTGAGCGGATTTGTTAAAAATATCTTACAAAAAAAGCTTTTTGAGCCAAAATATGTTAATTTGTGCAGAACACGCTAATTGATCTAGGGTAGAATCCCATCTATTTTATGTTCAATAACCACCTGAAAAAATCTCTGTCTGTTACAGGTTTTGTCATTCTTTCCTTTTGCGTCCCCACCGCAGCCAATGCCTTTAGCCAGGCATTTGTTTTTGGGGATAGTCTCTCCGATGCTGGGCGATTTTTTATTGCCTCTGGAGGAATTGCCCCCCAGCCTCCCTACGACCAAAGATTTTCTAATGGTATAGTTTGGGTAGAATATCTGCAAACATCCCTAGGACTCACCCCCACTCTACAGACAAATTTTGCTATCGCTGGTGCCACTACTGGCAATGCTAACACAGTAGATCCCGGCTTGCCCGGCATTGAACAACAAGTAGGCGGTTTCTTGTTGACAAATCCAGCCGTGGACTCTGATGCTTTGTATATTGTCTTTGGTGG
This Microcystis wesenbergii NRERC-220 DNA region includes the following protein-coding sequences:
- a CDS encoding RNA-guided endonuclease InsQ/TnpB family protein, yielding MLVVEAKLKNGTPEQYHRLDEAIRTSQFVRNSCVRYWMDNKGTTRNDLQKLCAVLANNKETPWVNKLNSQARQSAADRAWQSINRFYQNCHAKIPGKKGFPRFKKHSRSVEYKLTGYKLSDDRRKIKFTDGFKAGEFDLWCNQKTLVYYSEQQIKRVRVVRRADGYYCQFLIDVERQEYHKPTGQITGIDLGLKEFYTDAQGNTVENPRYLSKSEKRLKKAQRRLSKKFRQGKKQSKNYHKQRVKVTKLHLKVSRQRKDKAIKDALALVQSNDLVVYEALKVRNLVKNRKLAKSISDASWYQFTEWLNYFAKIYRIVCVAVPPHFTSQDCSVCGTRVQKTLSTRTHQCPNCKTVLDRDHNAAINILKKGLQYLGNHLNASTSLGIDTERSRSVNGTVGQTETDPNALGESDLWVFSGDIENLSCLVEQGISNSDVERIPRHSVA
- a CDS encoding CHAT domain-containing protein, encoding MTDDAIPSLNLAISSLATSNHFARWVTKAPLPGGYVHHDCEWTESLTTEWMAWQEMFCLEKMPTLPMLEQLEGNYRPKLTLSGEGGSYSGQLMQKLGISLWEWLFQASISQSFAQSQGIALGKNQPLRIRLECRNPYLILLPWEIMQQAGKQAISLHPNILFSRTTSDVDPLPPIKTSNSLNILLVIGEKQIKTAASSLNLTAINTGGETNSDQALESEAANLIRAISPGGSGSLPQNWGVKVKVNTLIRPGSEELTRSLDTGKYQAFFYAGHGMAAPNGGSLFLRTGEQVNGTELAQALVRNQVILTVFNACWGAYPAKSGQEMIPRSSLAEVLIHHGVPAVLAMRDAIADREALSFIEVFTRTLFGFKDKEAQMSNLFPGPRVPIDQAVRIARQQLLTLYKYNQPAWTLPILYMHPEFDGQLLQTLDETQSPTVMPNISRTMPAAFLYYLDRPERKWSIRGGGMNIGRDMENDLQITEKWVSKNHCRIICRKNADHPDYQYFLEDFSRFGTFIYQDGHWKQVHNQEVPLESGLQIRFGSYQGQILAFVVE
- the corA gene encoding magnesium/cobalt transporter CorA, giving the protein MTQLQPDIFVNNRPDTDGDEEEDYFDYFYDEPGSEPGTLIIEPDAKPSRIILIDYDEDNAIRKVDITPNACAPYIGTNTVSWMDIQGLGSETVLKQVGEIFNLHPLLLEDVVNVPQRPKLEDYNNQLLVISQMVRLKEDESGFDTEQVSFVLGKRYLLSFQEEELQDCFEIVRDRIRASQGRVRKSGADYLTYLLLDTIIDGYFPVVEHYEDRIEALEDAIISNPDRDTMQEIYDVRRELLALRRLIWPMRNVLHLLMRDHHGIVSDEVQIYFRDSYDHVIQILEIIEAYRELAASLMDVYMSTMGNKLNEIMKFLTVISTIFIPLTFIVGVYGMNFENMPELKGEWSYFLVWLVMLAVAGGLIFYFWRKGWFKPIYSLKEEAKT
- the pdxA gene encoding 4-hydroxythreonine-4-phosphate dehydrogenase PdxA, whose protein sequence is MESASFIPRLVIPVGDPAGIGPEVVLKAIADYPISSGCQITLIGTRTLLEKAYHDPHPLERFSLIDLPYNQEKIVCGRGDAHSGEISFLYLQEAIKRTLKGEFDGIVTGPIAKSCWQLAGYDFPGQTEVLATMAGINRYGMLFVAKSPHTGYNLRTLLATTHIPLREVPDTLNPDLMTRKLDLLIESLKLDFGIDRPKIAISGLNPHSGEAGKLGREEKDWLQPWLQSMGQKYPQTQLIGLVPPDTLWVEPGRAWFSGAGQTADAYLALYHDQGLIPVKLMAFDCAVNTTIGLPFVRTSPDHGTAFDIAGLGIARAQSMQAAIQLAIELCQQRYNQRTKLEI
- the holA gene encoding DNA polymerase III subunit delta, which produces MPTIFYWGEDEFAINQAVKNLQVKLLDPNWIQFNYDKINGDRHEAIIEAFNQAMTPVFGMGNRLVWLADTVICQQCSEDILKELQRTLPNLPENSYLLLTSTKKPDSRLKSSKFIQNQAEVKEFELIPPWKVEEIAQRVREIAKEVGVKLTPDAIELLAEAVGNNSRLLWMELEKLRLFKNNSAGTIDKKDILSLVNASNQSSLQLASAILKRETGKSLELVNELLNRNENPLAITATLGGQFRTWAIVKLKIEEGEKDEKNIAAAAEIANPKRLYFIRKEIQSFSSKQLLATLPILLELEYRLKRGAEPLATLQTKIIELCCLLVT